The following DNA comes from Candidatus Bathyarchaeota archaeon.
CAACGGTAAATTCATCGCTGGAGCCGCAGCCTTGTTGACCATTTCGGTGGGCACCATCGTCATACTTTCAGGCTTGGCGATTCCCATGCTCGGGTTCGGGCCCACCGGTGCTGATGCTTTAAAGATATTAGTTCTCTCGCTGCTGACCATAGTATACCTGGTTTTCTGGTTGACCTTGGGTATCCTCTACTCGGTGTTAGCTAAAAAGACTTCAACGTCAATAATGGCATCTATCGCTACCTGGCTCATCTTCTCCATCGTGCTCAGTGTACTCGCATCTGCCATTGCAGGCATGATAGTGCCCCTTCCGGGAAGGGATCTCACGATGGGAGGACAGGGAGGACAGGGAAGGCTCAGGATATCCCCTGAGTTCAGGGAGATGATGCAGAAGAGACAGGTGGTACGATCTACCATCCAGAAATTGTCGCCGACGAACCTTTACGCTGAGGCTGCATCGGATATTCTGGGCGTTACCGGGGGTTTCATGCATGGCATGGGCTTCCAAGAGTTTCGGAGGACACTTACGCTGACCGAGGCTCTCGTGGCCAACTGGGCTAACATCGCGACCCTCGTGGTGGGCATAGTCATCTGCTTCGCCATCTCCTACATGAGATTCCTACGGTCCGAGATACGTCCAGGGGATTAACGCTCGTGAGAACTACTATGAGTGATTGATCTGGCCGGAACATTCACCGTAGCTGCCAAAGAACTCAGGGACCAGTTGGGAAGCAAGCGATTCCTCATCCTGTTCGGTCTAGTTCTACTGCTATCGACTCTCTCAGCTTATCAGGGCGTAGATTTCATTCGGGACTATGAGGAGATGGGATTCCTAAACATCTTCTTGGGGACTAAATTCGACTTCTCTTTCCTTGAGATCATGGTATTCTTTTGGCCCTTTCTTGGACTGGCCTTAAGCTTTGACGCAATCAATAAGGAGCGTTCTAGCGGAACGCTATCAGTACTTTTTGGACAGCCTATCTTCAGAGACTCTGTAATCAATGGCAAATTTATCGCTGGTGCAACTGCTCTTGCCACCATGACCTTAGGCACAATCTTGATAGTATCCGGAATTGCCATTCCAATGCTTGGATTTGGGCCAACTGGCGTGGAAATCTCCAAGATCCTAATCTTTACGATGCTTACAATGATCTATCTGTTTTTCTGGCTGAGTCTAGGCCTTTTCTATTCCGTCTTTACTAAGAAGCCGCCCATTTCGTTAATATCTTCTATTGCGACATGGCTGGTCTTCGTATTTGTGATCAGTATCTTTGCATCCGTAATTAGCAGTATAATAGTGCCACTCCCTGGAGGTGGTTTTCGAAGAATCTCGGGAGAGGAACTCAAGACATCACAAGAATTCGAGGAAACGGAGAAACAGAGGTATTTAATTCAATCAAGAATAGAGAAAATATCACCGACAAACCTGTATGAGAATACTGCATCTGACCTTTTGAGTTATGGCTACGATAAGTTTAAGAGGGTGCGGAGTCTGTCTGAGGTTCTCGTAGCCAACTGGGCTAACATCGCGACCCTTGTAGTTGGCATAGGTATTTGCTTCTCCGCTTCCTACACGAAGTTTTTGAGGTTTGAGGTCAGACCTGGAGGTTGATCAAGAACCCTCTTTTTTACTTACACATGCGTATACGAGCCCGAACAGAAGCCTCTTAACAGATATTAATTACTTCCATTTTTTTCATATTCTATTTTGGATTGAAAAGTCTTTACAACAAAACGGAGAAACCATCGTTGGGTCTCACAAGTCTTTTCAGAGTCAGGAAAAGAGTAAACACGTTGCATAAGGAGATTGATATGGTCAAACTTGTGATGATAGGAGCTGGGAGCCACGTTTTCACCGCGAAACTTGTGGGGGACTTCCTCTCCTGGCCGGAGCTCAGGGACGGCACAATTGTCCTAGTTGATATCGACGAGGAGCGCCTTGACCTCATAAAGGCGCATACCATGAAATTAGTGGGCCAAAATGACTTTAAGACAGATGTGGAGTCCACCTCGGACAGGAGGAAGGCCCTGGAGGGCGCCGATTATATCATCCTCTCTATTAGAGTGGGTGGATTAGAGACAACCAGGCTTGACATCAGCATTCCTGCAAAATACGGCATTTACCAGGGGATCGGGGACACTGTTGGACCTGGGGGAGTCTTTTATGGTCTCCGCCACATCCCCATCATCCTCGAGATCTGCAGGGACATTGAGGAGGTCTGTCCTGATGCTCTCCTTTTCAACTACACCAATCCTATGGCGATGATCACTTGGGCTATCAAAGACTATACCCGGGTTAGGAACATTGGACTTTGTCACAGCGTCCAGAACACATCCAAGGAGCTCGCCGCCTACCTAGGGGCCCCCTTGAGGAGATCACCTATAGGGTTGCAGGGATCAACCATATGTCCTGGTTCTTGGATTTCGAGTGGAATGGCAAGGACGCCTATCCCTCCTCAGGGAGAAGTTCACGGACCCTGAGGTCTATGATAGACCTGATGCCCACTGGGCAGGCTACGATGTCACCCGGATAGAGATATTCAAGGCCTTTGGCTACTTCGTCACGGATTCTAGCCAGCATATGTCAGAGTACGTCCCATATTTCAGGAAACGCCTCGACCTCCTAAAGAGGTTTAAGCTCGACTATCGTCTCGACACTTTAAATGACTTCACTGTTAGCAGGATTAAGGCAGAGGAGATTATGAGGAGGACCCTGGAGCGGGGGGAGGTGATCCCCCTTAGGAGGACAACAGAGTACTGCACCCATATCATTCATAGCATCGAAACGGGGATCCCCCGGAGGGTGAATGCTAATGTCAGTAACACGGGGCTCATCACCAACCTCCCTGGGAACTGTATTGTGGAGGTCCCTTGCCTTGTAGACGAGACGGGAATCCAACCCATTTTCGTCGTGGATCTGCCTCCCCAGTGCGCCGCCCTAAATAGGACTAAATATAAGCGTCCAGGAGTTAGGGGCCTTAGCAGCCGTAAAGAAGGACAAGGAACTGGCGTTCCAGGCTATCCTTCTCGACCCCCTTACTAGTTCCACGCTCACCATCGACGAAACCCTTAGGATGGTTGATGAGATGTTCGAGGCCGAGGCCCTTTTTCTCCCAGGTTACGAGTGAACTCACCATTTAGGGTCAACATGAAGTTGGATTCCTCAGAATCCCAAGGGCTAATCTATCTCTGATATATCGGGGATCTACATTGGACCTGTAATAAGCACTATATAGATCCCGAAAGGTTATCTCTGGTATTATTCACGCCTAAGCTGAAAGCGCCAATCGCGCACGAGCTATAGTTTATTTATGGAGTTCCGATCTTTATGTCGAAAACAGGTTTGGAGATGGGATGGTTATACAAATGAAGACTGGGATTCGTCAGTCCCCTGATTGGGTCCGTACCAGTACTGCCGCAGTAATGACTATGGGAATAGCCCCAGGGAGGTTCCTCAACGATGCGAAGCTTCACTGCCTCAACTTGCTTCTCACATACGACGAGGGCTGCTCAGCAAGATGCGCTTATTGTGGCCTCTCTAGGAGCAGGGACTCGAAGACGCCCTGGGCCGATAACAGCTTCATCAGGGTCGAGTGGCCTACAGTCGCTGTTGATGAAGTCGTCTCCAAGATCAGGGACGGAGACTGCCCTGCTGTCGAGAGGGTTTGTGTCTCCATGGTTACCAATCCCCGAGCCTTCAATGATACCCTCACAGTCGTGGCTAGGATCAGCCCTGTGATGGAGAGGGTCTCGGCGTTGATCACTCCCACCATCATCGACAGGGACTGGCTCGTAGATCTCAAGGAGGCCGGGGCTGACATGGTGGGCATCGCCGTGGACGCCGCGACCGAGGAGATCTTCGACGAGACTAGGGGCAGAGGCGTGCGGGGGCCTCACAGGTGGGATAGATATTGGGAGTCGGTCTCGGAGTCTGTAGAGGTCTTTGGCATCATGAATGCTGGAGTCCATCTCATTGTAGGCATTGGGGAGACCGAGAGGGAGATGATCGAGACGATCCAAAGGGTCCATGATATGGGGGCCTTCACCCACCTCTTCTCATTCTTTCCCGAGGTGGGATCCTTGATGCAGAACAGCCATCAGCCCCCAATAGAACAATATAGGAGAGTTCAGCTCGCGAGATATCTTATTGATAACGGCTCCGCCGGGGCTTGTGAGATGACTTTTGACCACGACGGCAGACTCAATGACTATGGTATCAAGGAGACCGCCCTGGATAAGATCATATCCCAGGGTTACCCTTTTATGACCTCAGGGTGCCACGGGAAGACTCTCATGAATGCCTGTAATAGACCCTTCGGAAATTGCACCCCCCTTCAGGCTCTCCAGGGGCAGATGCGGAACTTTCCATACAAACCTCGAATCAACGATATCAAGATCGTGAGGGCCCAGATGGGGATACAAAGTGGTTTAGTCTCCTCAGAGAACAGCTAACGGTGGCAGAAATCTCATGATCAACGAATCCCTAAACCGATGTTTTGAACTCCCCTTCGATGAGCTCTACCCCCTGTTTGATGATGCATACCGAATTTCGAGGGTACGGTTTTCAGATCAGATTTTCTTCTACGCCCCGGGGTTTATCCACTACGACACACCCTTCTATAGGGCGGTGAACAAATGGCGATTTCCAAGCGTTTCGGTGACCGGTACCGGTTGCCAGCTCCAGTGCGAGCACTGTAAGGGGAAGCTCCTAGAGACCATGATTCCGGCTACCACCCCTGAGATGCTTAGGGAGGTTTGCACCAGGA
Coding sequences within:
- a CDS encoding ABC transporter permease subunit, which codes for MAGTFTVAAKELRDQFGSKRFLILFALVLLLSILTAYQGVDFIRDNEAAGFVNIFSGSQFGFSFIQIMVFAGPLLGLALGFDAINKERANGTLSILLGQPIFRDSVINGKFIAGAAALLTISVGTIVILSGLAIPMLGFGPTGADALKILVLSLLTIVYLVFWLTLGILYSVLAKKTSTSIMASIATWLIFSIVLSVLASAIAGMIVPLPGRDLTMGGQGGQGRLRISPEFREMMQKRQVVRSTIQKLSPTNLYAEAASDILGVTGGFMHGMGFQEFRRTLTLTEALVANWANIATLVVGIVICFAISYMRFLRSEIRPGD
- a CDS encoding ABC transporter permease subunit; the protein is MIDLAGTFTVAAKELRDQLGSKRFLILFGLVLLLSTLSAYQGVDFIRDYEEMGFLNIFLGTKFDFSFLEIMVFFWPFLGLALSFDAINKERSSGTLSVLFGQPIFRDSVINGKFIAGATALATMTLGTILIVSGIAIPMLGFGPTGVEISKILIFTMLTMIYLFFWLSLGLFYSVFTKKPPISLISSIATWLVFVFVISIFASVISSIIVPLPGGGFRRISGEELKTSQEFEETEKQRYLIQSRIEKISPTNLYENTASDLLSYGYDKFKRVRSLSEVLVANWANIATLVVGIGICFSASYTKFLRFEVRPGG
- a CDS encoding radical SAM protein, coding for MVIQMKTGIRQSPDWVRTSTAAVMTMGIAPGRFLNDAKLHCLNLLLTYDEGCSARCAYCGLSRSRDSKTPWADNSFIRVEWPTVAVDEVVSKIRDGDCPAVERVCVSMVTNPRAFNDTLTVVARISPVMERVSALITPTIIDRDWLVDLKEAGADMVGIAVDAATEEIFDETRGRGVRGPHRWDRYWESVSESVEVFGIMNAGVHLIVGIGETEREMIETIQRVHDMGAFTHLFSFFPEVGSLMQNSHQPPIEQYRRVQLARYLIDNGSAGACEMTFDHDGRLNDYGIKETALDKIISQGYPFMTSGCHGKTLMNACNRPFGNCTPLQALQGQMRNFPYKPRINDIKIVRAQMGIQSGLVSSENS